From Ruminococcus sp. HUN007, a single genomic window includes:
- the rfbB gene encoding dTDP-glucose 4,6-dehydratase has translation MTVIVTGGAGFIGSNFVFHMLNTYPDYRIICLDKLTYAGNLSTLEPVMNNPDFRFVKLDICDREGVNRLFEEERPDIVVNFAAESHVDRSIENPEIFLQTNILGTQVLMDACRKYGIKRYHQVSTDEVYGDLPLDRPDLFFTEETPIHTSSPYSSSKAGADLLVMAYNRTYGLPVTISRCSNNYGPYHFPEKLIPLMIVNALADKPLPVYGEGLNVRDWLYVEDHCRAIDLIIHRGRNGEVYNVGGHNEMRNIDIVKLICKELGKPESLITHVEDRKGHDMRYAIDPTKIHNELGWLPETKFEDGIKKTIRWYLDNREWWEAIISGEYQNYYEKIYGSRARH, from the coding sequence ATGACCGTAATAGTAACAGGAGGAGCCGGTTTCATCGGCTCAAATTTCGTATTCCATATGCTGAATACATATCCGGATTACAGGATCATCTGTCTGGACAAACTCACATATGCAGGCAATCTCTCCACGCTTGAACCGGTGATGAATAACCCGGATTTCCGTTTCGTAAAACTTGACATCTGTGACCGGGAAGGAGTGAACAGACTTTTTGAGGAAGAACGTCCTGATATAGTAGTGAACTTCGCTGCAGAATCACACGTTGATCGTTCGATTGAGAATCCGGAGATATTTCTACAGACCAATATCCTCGGTACACAGGTGCTTATGGATGCCTGCAGGAAGTATGGCATCAAACGCTATCACCAGGTAAGCACGGATGAGGTTTACGGTGATCTGCCGCTTGACAGACCGGATCTTTTCTTTACTGAAGAGACGCCTATTCATACAAGCAGTCCGTATTCAAGTTCCAAAGCGGGAGCAGATCTGCTGGTTATGGCGTATAACAGGACTTATGGCTTGCCGGTAACGATATCGCGCTGCTCAAATAACTACGGGCCGTATCATTTCCCGGAAAAACTTATTCCGCTTATGATAGTAAATGCGCTTGCAGACAAGCCTCTGCCTGTATACGGTGAAGGACTTAACGTTCGCGACTGGCTTTATGTTGAAGATCACTGCCGTGCAATCGACCTCATCATCCACAGAGGCAGAAACGGTGAAGTCTATAACGTCGGCGGTCACAATGAAATGAGAAATATTGATATTGTTAAGCTTATATGTAAGGAACTCGGTAAACCTGAAAGCCTCATCACACATGTAGAAGACAGAAAAGGCCACGACATGCGTTATGCAATTGATCCGACAAAGATCCATAATGAACTCGGCTGGCTTCCTGAAACGAAGTTTGAAGACGGAATAAAGAAAACTATCCGATGGTATCTCGATAACAGGGAATGGTGGGAGGCTATTATTTCAGGTGAATACCAGAATTACTATGAAAAGATTTATGGTAGTCGTGCACGGCATTAA